A DNA window from Hordeum vulgare subsp. vulgare chromosome 1H, MorexV3_pseudomolecules_assembly, whole genome shotgun sequence contains the following coding sequences:
- the LOC123396210 gene encoding polygalacturonase-like: MALGIYLFAKKPRDVQAWLRIEGDHVGRRQGREEATGQQGWLDYGAVGDGQQDDTRAFQKAWADVCSSSQPATLVVPREKTYLVKQTTFLGNCKSPVTFRLDGKMVAPASRSAWPKENMRWWIMFRDVDRLTVTGDGTIDGNGEMWWKTSCRVDKKLKCTDAPMALLLSKCNNLTVENIQLLNSQQIHMSVEDCQDVLLKGITITAPGDSPNNDGIHIARTKDIQVLDCDIKTGDDCMSIETGTENLYASRISCGPGHGISIGSLGDDNSEAQVSNITVYKAHLSGTTNGVRMKSWQGGKGYAKDITFEDITMEDVHNPIIIDQNYCTSADPANPKPCKKQTSAVEFSNIQFKNIRGTSATEEAIKLDCSDTVPCHDILLQDVELTFRGHKHKHKHASATSVCNNVKLTESGSNVVPKTC, encoded by the coding sequence CTACGGAGCTGTTGGCGACGGCCAACAGGACGACACGCGGGCGTTCCAGAAAGCATGGGCCGATGTCTGCTCCTCGTCTCAGCCGGCCACACTCGTGGTCCCCAGGGAGAAGACGTACCTCGTCAAGCAGACCACTTTCTTGGGCAACTGCAAGTCCCCTGTCACCTTCAGGCTCGATGGCAAGATGGTGGCACCCGCCAGCCGATCAGCATGGCCCAAGGAGAACATGAGGTGGTGGATCATGTTCCGCGATGTCGACAGGCTCACCGTGACAGGCGACGGGACAATCGATGGCAACGGCGAGATGTGGTGGAAGACCTCCTGTCGGGTGGACAAGAAGCTCAAGTGCACCGACGCCCCGATGGCGCTGCTGCTCAGCAAGTGCAACAACCTCACGGTGGAGAACATCCAGCTCCTCAACAGTCAGCAGATCCACATGTCAGTTGAAGACTGCCAGGATGTGCTCCTCAAGGGCATCACCATCACCGCCCCCGGCGACAGCCCCAATAACGACGGCATCCACATTGCTCGCACCAAGGACATACAGGTCCTGGATTGCGACATTAAAACCGGCGACGACTGCATGTCCATCGAGACTGGAACCGAAAACCTCTACGCATCGAGAATATCCTGTGGTCCGGGACACGGGATCAGCATCGGGAGCTTAGGCGACGACAACTCTGAGGCCCAAGTCTCCAACATAACAGTCTACAAGGCGCACCTCTCCGGCACGACCAACGGCGTGCGTATGAAGTCATGGCAGGGAGGAAAAGGATACGCCAAGGACATTACGTTCGAGGACATAACCATGGAGGATGTCCATAACCCTATAATCATTGACCAAAACTACTGCACATCGGCCGATCCCGCCAACCCTAAGCCGTGCAAGAAACAAACTTCAGCGGTGGAGTTCAGCAACATTCAGTTCAAGAACATACGGGGCACGAGCGCGACGGAAGAGGCTATCAAGCTGGACTGCAGTGACACCGTCCCATGCCATGATATATTGTTGCAAGATGTGGAGCTTACTTTCCGTGGGCACAAGCACAAGCACAAGCACGCTTCCGCAACAAGTGTGTGCAACAACGTCAAGCTAACTGAATCTGGCAGCAATGTAGTTCCCAAGACCTGctaa